Within the Gammaproteobacteria bacterium genome, the region TGCATCTGCCCTTCCCCGAAGACATGGCGCCGTCGCTGCGTCCAGGCGGTGTAGTGCGCCTTTCCACAGCGACAGCACCGGGCAAGCCCGTTGACAGCCGTATCAAGGAAATCCGCCCAGCGGTGGACGCCAAGAGCCATTCCGTGGAGGCGATTGTTGAACTCACCAATCCGGGCGGCTGGAAGCCGGGCGGTAGTGTCAACGGTGCATTGGTGGTGGCAGAGCATGGCCAGGCCGTCACCGTGCCGGAGCAAAGCGTGGTAATGCGCCCCGCTGGTGAGGTGGTATACGTGATCAAGGATGGCAAGGCCGTGCAGCAGGTAGTGAAGACGGGCTACCGCTCGAACGGCAATGCCGAAATCATTGAAGGCCTCGCGGCGGGTGCCGTGGTGGCGCTGGATGGTGCGGCGTTTCTCACCGACAAGGCTAAGGTCAACATCAAAAAAGACGAAAAGAAATGAGCCTGCCCGCACTGTCCATTAAGCGCCACGTGCTGGCGTTCATGCTGTCTGCCGTGCTGGTGTTGCTCGGCGTGATCAGTTACGAGCGGTTGGGTGTCGACCGCTTCCCTCATGTCGAGTTTCCCGTGCTGACGGTGACCACCGTGCTGCGCGGAGCCAACCCCGAGATCATCGACTCCAGCGTTACCAATGTCATCGAGTCGCAGGTTAACACTGTGCCCGGCATCGATCACATCCAATCCGCGTCTTCGCCTGGCGTGTCGGTGGTCACTATTACCTTCGATCTTGAAAAGGAAATCAATGTCGCCTTTGACGAGGTGCAGACCAAGGTCAATCAGGTTTTACGCCAATTGCCCACCGATGTCGAGGCGCCCATCGTATCCAAGGTGGAAACCAACGCGCAGCCTGTCATGTGGCTGGCGTTGCAAGGCGACCGCACCCTGCAACAACTCAATCAGTATGCCCGCAATGTCATCAAAAAAAGACTGGAGACCATCGACGGTGTGGGCGAGGTGCGCCTGGGGGGGAAGCGCGACCGCAATATCCGCGTAAATATCAAGCCGGATCGCATGGCAGCGTTAGGTGTGACCACCAAAGACATCGTTGATGCTTTCAACAATGAGCATGTGCAGGTTCCAGGCGGTTTTCTGGTGGGGAGCACAACCGAGAGCCTGATCAAGCTTGATCTCGAATTCCACTCGATAAAAGATTTGCAGCGCATGATCGTAGCCTACCGCGACAAGGCGCCGATCCGATTGCAGGATGTGGCGCTGATCGAAGACGGTATGGAAGACTACCGGCAACTGGCGCATTTCAACGGCAAACCGTCGGTAGGGCTGGGCATCGTCAAGATCGCCAATACCAATACGGTCGCGATTATCGACGAGGTGAAAAAACGCCTTGAGACAGAGATTATCCCGCAATTGCCGGCAGGTATGACTATCACAGTCTCCTCCGATGATTCCCGCTTTATTCTGGAGATGGTCAAGACGCTCAAGGAACATCTGTTGCTGGGCACCTTGCTCGCGGCGCTCATCGTCTGGCTGTTTTTGAAGAGCGTCCGCTCCACGCTGATCATTACAGTTGCTATACCTGTGTCACTGATGGGCGCGGTGGCGGCGATTTATTTCTCCGGCTTCACCTTTAACTCAATGACGCTGCTGGCGATGCTGCTGCTGGTCGGGGTGGTCGTGGATGACGCCATCGTGGTGTTGGAAAACATCTTTCGCCACCGTGAGCAGGGCAATGCCGATCCAGTCGGCGCCGCCATCGACGGCTCGCGCCAGGTGCAGTTCGCGGTATTGGCTTCCTCGCTCACCCTGGTGTCGATTTTCGCGCCGGTAATCTTCATGGGCGGCATTATCGGACGCTTTTTCGAGTCTTTTGCAGTGGTGGTGACCATCGGTGTCGTGGTGTCGCTGTTTGTTTCGCTGACACTCACCCCGATGCTGTGTTCGCGCTATCTCAAGGTGGCGCAACAGCACGGCATCGTTTACCGCACGCTGGAAGCCGCCTTTGCGGGTCTGGACAAAATCTACCGGCAATTACTGGATATCGCGCTGAGATTCCGCTGGAGCGTGATATTTGTAACGCTGATTATTGTGGCTTCCAGCGCCTGGTTTTTTGCCAACGTGGGCAAAGGATTTGTGCCTGAAGAAGATGAAGGGCGCTTCATGGTGTTCATCAAGACGCCGCTGGGCGCGAACATCGACTATACCAACGACCGGCTCGAAAAAATTGAGAAGGTATTGGGTAGCCACAAGGAAATCGTCACTTACTTTACCGCCATTGGGCTGGGTCAGGCAGGGCAGGCCAACCAGGGTATCGCCTTTGTGCGAATGCTACCGCGTGGGGAGCGCACCCTCAAGCAGTCCGAGGTGATCGACGCAGTGCGCAAGGAATTGATGCAAATCCCCGGCGTGCGCGCCTTTGCCGCAGGCGTGCCGCCCATCGGCGGGATGCGTGGTGAACCCTTGCAGTTTGTGGTGACGGGCCCCAACCTGCAAGAGGTCGGCAGGCTCACCACCGCCATGCAGGACAAGCTCTCCGCCATGCGGGAACTGGGGCGGCTGGACGTAGATTTGCAACTTGATTTACCGCAAATCGAGATGAAACTGGATCGCGCCCGTGCCGCTGATCTTGGCTTGAACTCCAAGGACGTTGCGCAGGCGGTGAATGTGATGGCAGGTGGCATGGACGTTGCCCGCTACAACGATGTGCCCGGCGATGGCGAGCGTTACGACATCCGTCTCAAGGGTGTCGAAAGTGGCTTCAGGCAGATCGCTGACTTTAGCAAGATCTATCTGCGCAACCAGGATGGAAAAATGGTGCGTCTGGACACAGTTGCCAAATTCGAACAAGCGCTGGGTCCGGCGATCATCAGCCGCTATGACATGCAGTACGCCGCGAATTTTGCCGGTTCACCCAGCATTCCCCTGGGGGAGGCCGTGAACAAGGTCAAGGATGCCGCGGCGGAAATCCTGCCTGCCGGCTACACCATCAAATTCACCGGGCAGGCCGAGCAGTTCGGCAAGACCATGGGTTACGCCGCCTTCGCTTTCATCCTGGCCCTGGTGCTGGTGTACATGGTGCTCGCCAGCCAATTCAACTCGTTCATCCAGCCACTCACTATCATGCTGGCCCAACCGCTGGCGATTATCGGCGGCGTCGCCGCACTATGGTTGATGGGGCATACCTTGAATATCTACTCGATGATCGGCCTGATTCTTTTGATCGGTCTTGTGGCGAAGAATTCGATATTGCTGGTGGATATGACCAATCAAGTGCGCGAAGAAGGCAAGGATGTAGACACCGCACTCCGGGAGGCTTGTCCCATCCGTATGCGCCCGGTGCTGATGACCTCGGCAACCATCATCCTGGCGCTGCTGCCCGCCGCACTGGGACTCGGCGCCGGCTCAGACACCAACGGCCCGCTCGCCGTCGCGGTGATCGGCGGCATGATCAGCTCCACGTTGCTGACGCTGGTCGTGGTGCCGTCGGTGTATTCGCTGGTGGAAAATGCCATGGTACGATGGCAGGCGAAGCGGCGGGCGGCATGATCGGACGGTCTTGCGATAAACTCCGCGTATGCGAATCGCGCTAGGTATTGAATACGACGGCTCGGCCTTTTCGGGCTGGCAGCTCCAGGACGGCGTGCGCACTGTGCAGGGCTGTGTCGAGGCCGCGCTGTCCAAAGTTGCCAATCACCCGGTGCGCGTAACGTGCGCCGGGCGTACTGATGCGGGTGTGCATGGCATCGGGCAGATTGTGCATTTTGACTCTGAGGCTGCACGCAGCATGCGTTCCTGGGTGTGCGGCGCCAATGCCAACCTGCCCCAGCAGATCAGTGTCACCTGGGCGCAGCAGGTGGCGGAGGATTTTCACGCGCGCTTCTCTGCCATGCGGCGGCGTTACCGTTATGTGATTCTCACCCGCCCGGTGCGCCCCACGTTTCTCTCCGGGCGGGTGTCTTGGGACTACCGACCGCTGGATGTGCAGCGTATGGCCGAGGCGGCTGCGCATCTGGTCGGCGAACACGATTTCTCCTCCTACCGCGCTCTCGCCTGTCAGGCCAAAAGTCCGGTGCGCACGGTGCATCGCCTCGACGTAACGCGGCAGGGCGAGCTGATCTTCATCGACATCGAAGCCAATGCCTTTTTGCACCACATGGTGCGCAACATCGCGGGTGTCCTGATGGCGATTGGCGCGGGCGAGCGTGAGCCGGTGTGGGCGCACGAGGTGCTGGAAATGCGCGACCGTACCCTGGGCGGCGTCACCGCCCCACCTCATGGGTTATACCTGATGGAAGTGGGTTATCCCGAACGGTTTGATATTCCGCGACTTTCGCAGACTTCCATGGTCTGGTAACCTAACTGCCTTTATGAATCAGCCATTTTTTACTCAAAATCCCGCCCGTGTGCGTGTTAAAATCTGCGGAATTACCCGCCACAAGGACGCTCTAGCCGCCGTCCGCCTGGGCGCAGACGCTATCGGTCTGGTGTTTTACACACCCAGCCCGCGTGCGGTGACGCTTGCGCAGGCCAGGGAGATTGTCCGCACTCTGTCGCCATTTGTAACCGTGGTTGGGCTGTTTGTGGACGCGTCGCCGGAGGAGATCCGATCTGTGCTAGATGATGTACGTATCGACCTGTTGCAGTTTCACGGCGATGAGGCTCCGAGCGATTGCAGCGCATACGGCAAGCCTTATATTAAGGCGGTGCGCATGCGGGAGGGGGTGGATGTGGCGGAAACCGCCCGCTGCTATGCGGATGCCAGCGGTTTGTTGCTGGACAGCTACCGCGCAGGCATGGCAGGTGGCACGGGGGAGACGTTTAATTGGGCGCGTGTGCCCCCTGCTGTGGATAAACCGATTATTCTGGCTGGCGGGCTCACGCCGGAAAACGTGGCTGATGCTATCGTTCAGGTCCGGCCTTATGCGGTAGACGTGAGCGGTGGGGTGGAATCGGCCAAAGGTATCAAGGATGCGGAAAAAATTGCCGCATTCATGCGAGGTGTAAACAGTGCCAATGTCAATTAAAGCGAAAGCAATTAATACCAATAGTCTGCCCGATGCCAACGGCCATTTCGGCCCTTACGGCGGGCGCTTTATCCCCGAAACCTTGATGGGGCCAGTGGAAGAGCTGCGGCAGGCCTACGAGGATTTGCGTAATGATCCGGCGTTTCTGGCCGAACTGGACAGGGATCTTGCCCAGTTCGTGGGCCGTCCTTCGCCGCTTTACCATGCCGAGCGCTGGAGCAAACAGTTGGGTGGTGCCCAGATTTACCTGAAGCGCGAAGACCTCAACCACACCGGCGCGCACAAGATCAACAACACCGTGGGGCAGGCGTTGCTGGCCCGGCATATGGGCAAGACGCGGGTGATCGCCGAGACCGGCGCGGGTCAGCATGGCGTCGCCTCGGCTACCGTGGCGGCGCGTTTCGGCATGGAATGCGTGGTGTACATGGGCTCCGAGGACATCAAACGCCAGGCAATCAATGTCTACCGTATGAAGCTGCTCGGTGCCGAAGTGGTGCCGGTGGAATCCGGTTCCAAGACGCTCAAGGACGCGCTCAATGAAGCGATGCGCGACTGGGTGACCAACATCGACAATACTTTCTACATCATCGGCACCGTGGCCGGGCCGCATCCCTACCCGATGATGGTGCGCGATTTCCAGGCCATCATCGGCCGTGAGGCGCGTGCCCAGATTCTGGATCAGGCAGGCAGACTGCCTGATGCGCTGGTGGCATGCGTCGGCGGCGGCTCCAACGCCATCGGCCTGTTTCATCCCTTCCTCAGCGATACTGGTGTGGCCATGTATGGCGTCGAGGCGGCGGGCGAAGGATTGGAGACGGAACATCATGCCGCCACCCTGTGCAAGGGCCGTCCCGGCGTGCTGCACGGCAACCGCACCTATCTCATTGAAGATGCCGACGGCCAGATCATTGAAACCCACTCCATCTCCGCCGGTCTTGACTATCCCGGTGTCGGGCCCGAGCATGCCTGGCTCAAGGACAGTGGGCGCGCCAATTACGTCGCCATTACCGACGACGAGGCGCTCGCAGCATTTCATGCGTTGACCCGTACCGAAGGTATCATGCCTGCCCTGGAGTCCAGTCATGCCCTGGCCTACGCGACGAAGTTGGCGCCCACCATGGATAAGGACAAGATCATCATCGTCAACCTGTCAGGGCGTGGTGACAAAGACATCCATACCGTGGCTGCACGCGAAGGAATCAAAGTATGAGCCGCATCAAAAGCTGTTTCGACGCGTTGCGCCGCGACAAGCGTAAAGCCCTTATACCCTATGTCACCGCAGGTGATCCACAGCCGGACGTCACTGTCCCCTTGATGCACGCAATGGTGGCGGCGGGCGCGGATATCATCGAGCTGGGCGTGCCGTTTTCCGACCCCATGGCGGACGGTCCAGTAATCCAGGCGGCCTGCGAGCGCGCCCTGAAGCATCATGTCAGCCTGCGAAATGTGCTGGGCATGGTGCGCGAGTTCCGCACGCGTAATGACCATACTCCTGTGGTGCTCATGGGTTACCTCAACCCGGTTGAGGTGATGGGCTACGCCGAGTTCGCCCGTGCGGCGGATGAGGTGGGCGTGGACGGTGTGTTGACAGTTGATCTGCCACCCGAAGAGGCGGAGGTATTGGTGACGGAGCTGCGCGCCCGCCATCTGGATAGCATTTTCCTCCTTGCGCCGACCAGTTCCGCCGAACGCATCGCCAGGATCTGTGCGATGGCCAGTGGATTCGTCTATTATGTTTCGCTCAAGGGCGTGACCGGTGTGGCGAGTATTGATGTGTCGGCAGTGGCAGCCAAACTGCAACAAATCCGCGCACTCACTGATCTCCCCATCGGCGTCGGGTTCGGCATCAAGGACGCCGCATCCGCCGCGCAAGTGGCCGCCGTGGCCGATGCGGTGGTCGTCGGTAGTGCTTTGGTGAAAAAGGTCGGAGAGTTTGCCGGGCAGCCGGAAAAAATTGAAAAAGAAGTGGCATCGCTCGTCAAGGAAATGCGCGTTGCAATGGATGGCGACCTCTTACCAAAATGATAACTATTCAATGATGGCGACGACTAAATGAGCTGGTTCGGAAAATTAATCCCTACAAAAATCAGGACTGAGGGGCGCCAAAAAAAATCCATTCCTGAAGGATTGTGGGCCAAATGTCCTGCCTGTAGCGCAGTGTTGTACCGCGCTGAGGTTGAGCGTAATCTTGAGGTATGTCCCAAGTGTACGCACCACATGCGCGTCAGCGGGCGCAAGCGCCTCAACAGCTTTCTTGATCTCGAGTCCCGCGAGGAAATTGGCGGCGATCTCATTGCCGTGGACGAACTCAAGTTTCGCGACAGCAGAAAGTACCGTGACCGCCTGACGCAAGCCAAAAAAGAAACCGGTGAAAAAGATGCGTTGACCGTCATAAAAGGCCAGGTCAAAGGCCTGCCGCTGGTGGCGTGCGCGTTCGAATTTGGCTTCATGGGCGGTTCCATGGGCGCGGTGGTCGGCGAGAAATTTGTGCGTGCCGCGAATGTCTGTATGGAGCACAACATCCCGCTGGTGTGTTTTTCCGCGAGCGGCGGCGCGCGCATGCAGGAGGCGCTCTTTTCTCTCATGCAAATGGCAAAAACCAGCGCCGCCCTGGCGCGCCTGAGCAGACAAGGTATTCCATATATCTCCGTGCTCACCGATCCGACGATGGGTGGCGTATCGGCGAGCTTCGCCATGCTGGGCGACATCAACGTCGCCGAACCCGGTGCCCTGATCGGCTTCGCCGGCCCGCGAGTCATCGAGCAGACGGTACGCCAGACGCTGCCGGAGGGCTTCCAGCGCAGCGAATTCCTGCTGGAGCATGGCGCAATAGACATGATCATCGACCGCCGTGAAATGCGCGACCGTCTTACCTCCGTGCTGGCTATTCTTACCCACCGGCCCGCGCCTGAGAACGCGATTTAAAAGGGGCCTTGTGCTACATCCCTTGATCGAGATCTTGAACAGCTAAAATAGGGTGGGTTTACACAAAGGGTGCAAGGGTGCTTTTTGTGTGACCCGCCAAGTGTTGCGTAGCAACGCAATGCATTACCTTGAAAACCGAACTTCCCACCCCGTTTAACTGCCTTTTTAGGATTATTTAATTTGGCGGCACATCGGTGAATAACGGTACAAGCCGCGCACCTCTTGTGCCCTCTGGGCAATCCCACAGTCCATCAAATGTCATAAAAAATCCTGTAGAATGTCGTGTCATCTCTTTATGTGAATCTGGAAACAAATTTTGGAGTGCCAATGAATATCCAGCCCGTCATTCTTTCCGGTGGTTCCGGTAGCCGTTTGTGGCCCATGTCGCGAGAGCATTACCCCAAGCAGTTGTTGCCTCTGGTGGGTGACAAAACCATGTTGCAGGCTACGGTGCAGCGTCTGGAGGGGCTTCAGGCTTTTCTTGGTGAAAAAGATGGGATGCTTGAGCCAATTGTGGTGTGCAACGAGGAGCATCGCTTTCTGGTAGCCGAGCAGTTGCGGCAGATCGGTACGAAACCATCTTCGATTATTCTGGAGCCGGTGGGGCGGAATACGGCACCGGCTTTGGCGCTGGCGGCGATTAACGCGGAAAGTGCTGGCGATCCGGTGTTGCTGGTGATGCCTGCCGATCACGTTATCCAGAATCGTGAGGCTTTCCTGAGGGCGGTGGCGCAAGGTGCCGTTTTGGCAGGGCAGGGTCGTCTGGTGACGTTCGGGATTCTTCCTGATCGGGCGGAGACCGGTTATGGCTATATTCAGCAAGGCTCTTCCGTTGGCTTGGCTGCGGCGCCGGATGCGTGTTATATCGGGGCATTTGTTGAAAAGCCGGATGCGGTGACCGCGGAGGATTATTGGACGTCGGGCCAATATTTGTGGAACAGCGGCATTTTCATGATGCGGGCTTCGGTGTGGTTGCAGGAGTTGTTCCGTTTCCGGCCTGATATTGTTCAATCCTGCCAGGTGGCGTATCAGCAGGGCAAGCAGGATCAGGATTTTTACCGGGTGAATAAGGCGGCGTTTTCATCCTGCCCTTCCGATTCCATCGATTACGCAGTGATGGAAAAGCTCACGTCTGGCGGGTTAGTGGCCGACAACGAAAAGGCTGCGGTGATTCCATTGGATGCGGGATGGTCCGATGTTGGTGCGTGGGCGGCCTTGTGGGAAGTGAGCGATAAGGATGAGCACGGCAACGTGATAAAAGGGGATGTGTATACGCATGGGACGCGTAACACGCTGCTGATCGCGGAGCACCGTTTTCTGGCCTGTGTGGGCGTTAATGATATTGTTGTGATTGAAACCCCGGATGCGGTGATGGTGGTTCATCAAAGCAAGGTGCAGGACGTGAAGCAAATTGTTGCACATCTGAAAGACAAGAAGCGTTCTGAATATTTGTTGCACCGCAAAGTTTCGCGGCCATGGGGAAGTTATGACAGCATTGATAATGGTGAGCGGTTTCAGGTGAAGCGTATCGTTGTGAGTCCCGGCGGAACGCTTTCCATGCAGATGCACCATCATCGCGCGGAACACTGGATTGTGGTGAAGGGTACGGCGAGGGTGACGCGCGGAGATGAGGTGTTTCTGCTGACGGAGAATCAGTCGACGTATATTCCTATTGGTGTGACCCACCGGCTGGAAAATCCCGGCACTATTCCACTGGAGTTGATTGAGGTGCAATCAGGCTCTTATCTTGGAGAGGATGACATCGTGCGGTTTGAAGATACATATGGTAGGAGTTGATGCGCGCTTTGACATACGATGCAGACTGCTTCAGTAATGCGACACACAATGAGTGAGTGAGGTATATCGTGAGCAGCTCCGTAACAAAAAGCAGTAACGTGGTCTGGCATGAAAGCAAAGTTTCACGCGAGGATCGCGAGCGATTGAAGAATCACAAGGGTGTGTTGTTGTGGTTTACGGGGCTTTCGGGAGCAGGAAAGTCGACACTTGCGCATGCGGTTGAAGAAGCCTCTTATAATCGTGGGTGCCATACGTATGTGCTCGATGGCGATAATGTGCGCCATGGATTGTGTGGTGATCTTGGTTTTTCCGCGCACGACCGGACGGAGAATATTCGACGCATTGGGGAAATGTCGAAGTTATTTGTGGATGCCGGCGTGATTGTGTTGACGGCGTTTATCTCGCCGTTTCGTGATGATCGCGAGCGTGTCCGGAATCTGATGCCGGAAGGCGACTTTCTCGAGATTTATTGCCAGTCTAGTCTCGAGCGTTGCGAAGAGCGTGATGTGAAGGGGCTGTATCGCCGTGCGCGTGCGGGGGAAATCCCAGATTTTACAGGCATTTCTTCACCGTATGAGGAGCCGCTCCACCCTGAGCTGATTGTGAATACCGGGGAGTGGTCGATCGAGGACTCCGCGACGGCTGTTTTAAAAATGCTGGAAGATCGCGGTATTTTGCGTCAGGGTTAGACGGCGCAAGTAGATCGGGACTTGGGTGAGCATTACAGGAGGAAGAGGTGATTTTAGTAACAGGTGGTGCTGGATTTATCGGTTCGAATTTCGTGCTCGACTGGATTGCT harbors:
- a CDS encoding phosphoribosylanthranilate isomerase, with product MNQPFFTQNPARVRVKICGITRHKDALAAVRLGADAIGLVFYTPSPRAVTLAQAREIVRTLSPFVTVVGLFVDASPEEIRSVLDDVRIDLLQFHGDEAPSDCSAYGKPYIKAVRMREGVDVAETARCYADASGLLLDSYRAGMAGGTGETFNWARVPPAVDKPIILAGGLTPENVADAIVQVRPYAVDVSGGVESAKGIKDAEKIAAFMRGVNSANVN
- the truA gene encoding tRNA pseudouridine(38-40) synthase TruA, whose amino-acid sequence is MRIALGIEYDGSAFSGWQLQDGVRTVQGCVEAALSKVANHPVRVTCAGRTDAGVHGIGQIVHFDSEAARSMRSWVCGANANLPQQISVTWAQQVAEDFHARFSAMRRRYRYVILTRPVRPTFLSGRVSWDYRPLDVQRMAEAAAHLVGEHDFSSYRALACQAKSPVRTVHRLDVTRQGELIFIDIEANAFLHHMVRNIAGVLMAIGAGEREPVWAHEVLEMRDRTLGGVTAPPHGLYLMEVGYPERFDIPRLSQTSMVW
- the trpA gene encoding tryptophan synthase subunit alpha; this encodes MSRIKSCFDALRRDKRKALIPYVTAGDPQPDVTVPLMHAMVAAGADIIELGVPFSDPMADGPVIQAACERALKHHVSLRNVLGMVREFRTRNDHTPVVLMGYLNPVEVMGYAEFARAADEVGVDGVLTVDLPPEEAEVLVTELRARHLDSIFLLAPTSSAERIARICAMASGFVYYVSLKGVTGVASIDVSAVAAKLQQIRALTDLPIGVGFGIKDAASAAQVAAVADAVVVGSALVKKVGEFAGQPEKIEKEVASLVKEMRVAMDGDLLPK
- the accD gene encoding acetyl-CoA carboxylase, carboxyltransferase subunit beta, with product MSWFGKLIPTKIRTEGRQKKSIPEGLWAKCPACSAVLYRAEVERNLEVCPKCTHHMRVSGRKRLNSFLDLESREEIGGDLIAVDELKFRDSRKYRDRLTQAKKETGEKDALTVIKGQVKGLPLVACAFEFGFMGGSMGAVVGEKFVRAANVCMEHNIPLVCFSASGGARMQEALFSLMQMAKTSAALARLSRQGIPYISVLTDPTMGGVSASFAMLGDINVAEPGALIGFAGPRVIEQTVRQTLPEGFQRSEFLLEHGAIDMIIDRREMRDRLTSVLAILTHRPAPENAI
- the trpB gene encoding tryptophan synthase subunit beta, yielding MSIKAKAINTNSLPDANGHFGPYGGRFIPETLMGPVEELRQAYEDLRNDPAFLAELDRDLAQFVGRPSPLYHAERWSKQLGGAQIYLKREDLNHTGAHKINNTVGQALLARHMGKTRVIAETGAGQHGVASATVAARFGMECVVYMGSEDIKRQAINVYRMKLLGAEVVPVESGSKTLKDALNEAMRDWVTNIDNTFYIIGTVAGPHPYPMMVRDFQAIIGREARAQILDQAGRLPDALVACVGGGSNAIGLFHPFLSDTGVAMYGVEAAGEGLETEHHAATLCKGRPGVLHGNRTYLIEDADGQIIETHSISAGLDYPGVGPEHAWLKDSGRANYVAITDDEALAAFHALTRTEGIMPALESSHALAYATKLAPTMDKDKIIIVNLSGRGDKDIHTVAAREGIKV
- a CDS encoding efflux RND transporter permease subunit is translated as MSLPALSIKRHVLAFMLSAVLVLLGVISYERLGVDRFPHVEFPVLTVTTVLRGANPEIIDSSVTNVIESQVNTVPGIDHIQSASSPGVSVVTITFDLEKEINVAFDEVQTKVNQVLRQLPTDVEAPIVSKVETNAQPVMWLALQGDRTLQQLNQYARNVIKKRLETIDGVGEVRLGGKRDRNIRVNIKPDRMAALGVTTKDIVDAFNNEHVQVPGGFLVGSTTESLIKLDLEFHSIKDLQRMIVAYRDKAPIRLQDVALIEDGMEDYRQLAHFNGKPSVGLGIVKIANTNTVAIIDEVKKRLETEIIPQLPAGMTITVSSDDSRFILEMVKTLKEHLLLGTLLAALIVWLFLKSVRSTLIITVAIPVSLMGAVAAIYFSGFTFNSMTLLAMLLLVGVVVDDAIVVLENIFRHREQGNADPVGAAIDGSRQVQFAVLASSLTLVSIFAPVIFMGGIIGRFFESFAVVVTIGVVVSLFVSLTLTPMLCSRYLKVAQQHGIVYRTLEAAFAGLDKIYRQLLDIALRFRWSVIFVTLIIVASSAWFFANVGKGFVPEEDEGRFMVFIKTPLGANIDYTNDRLEKIEKVLGSHKEIVTYFTAIGLGQAGQANQGIAFVRMLPRGERTLKQSEVIDAVRKELMQIPGVRAFAAGVPPIGGMRGEPLQFVVTGPNLQEVGRLTTAMQDKLSAMRELGRLDVDLQLDLPQIEMKLDRARAADLGLNSKDVAQAVNVMAGGMDVARYNDVPGDGERYDIRLKGVESGFRQIADFSKIYLRNQDGKMVRLDTVAKFEQALGPAIISRYDMQYAANFAGSPSIPLGEAVNKVKDAAAEILPAGYTIKFTGQAEQFGKTMGYAAFAFILALVLVYMVLASQFNSFIQPLTIMLAQPLAIIGGVAALWLMGHTLNIYSMIGLILLIGLVAKNSILLVDMTNQVREEGKDVDTALREACPIRMRPVLMTSATIILALLPAALGLGAGSDTNGPLAVAVIGGMISSTLLTLVVVPSVYSLVENAMVRWQAKRRAA
- a CDS encoding mannose-1-phosphate guanylyltransferase/mannose-6-phosphate isomerase, with amino-acid sequence MNIQPVILSGGSGSRLWPMSREHYPKQLLPLVGDKTMLQATVQRLEGLQAFLGEKDGMLEPIVVCNEEHRFLVAEQLRQIGTKPSSIILEPVGRNTAPALALAAINAESAGDPVLLVMPADHVIQNREAFLRAVAQGAVLAGQGRLVTFGILPDRAETGYGYIQQGSSVGLAAAPDACYIGAFVEKPDAVTAEDYWTSGQYLWNSGIFMMRASVWLQELFRFRPDIVQSCQVAYQQGKQDQDFYRVNKAAFSSCPSDSIDYAVMEKLTSGGLVADNEKAAVIPLDAGWSDVGAWAALWEVSDKDEHGNVIKGDVYTHGTRNTLLIAEHRFLACVGVNDIVVIETPDAVMVVHQSKVQDVKQIVAHLKDKKRSEYLLHRKVSRPWGSYDSIDNGERFQVKRIVVSPGGTLSMQMHHHRAEHWIVVKGTARVTRGDEVFLLTENQSTYIPIGVTHRLENPGTIPLELIEVQSGSYLGEDDIVRFEDTYGRS
- the cysC gene encoding adenylyl-sulfate kinase, with the protein product MSSSVTKSSNVVWHESKVSREDRERLKNHKGVLLWFTGLSGAGKSTLAHAVEEASYNRGCHTYVLDGDNVRHGLCGDLGFSAHDRTENIRRIGEMSKLFVDAGVIVLTAFISPFRDDRERVRNLMPEGDFLEIYCQSSLERCEERDVKGLYRRARAGEIPDFTGISSPYEEPLHPELIVNTGEWSIEDSATAVLKMLEDRGILRQG